From the Marinomonas sp. THO17 genome, one window contains:
- a CDS encoding DUF3100 domain-containing protein — protein sequence MNAQSPISLLLNWRLHLIVILFSVIAEWIGIQSIPIANAKLLFLPLFYVFLFCLLLNPNIIGAAAKVISKKNAAIAAPIISIAILPFIAKFGTLIGPAIPKIMDAGAAMILQELGNLGTMLIAMSIAVLVFKMGREAIGATYSIAREPNIALISDRYGLKSSEGIGVMGVYVMGTLFGTLYFSLLAGFLASTGWMDIRALAMACGVGSGSMTAACSGSLAASVPDMKEDILAFAGASNLLTNATGLYVAIFIALPFAEWFYKKLASKQTHAETHVTNQPSDDEVSKNA from the coding sequence ATGAACGCACAATCCCCAATATCATTATTATTAAACTGGAGATTGCACTTAATTGTTATTCTATTTTCCGTCATTGCGGAATGGATAGGCATTCAGAGCATCCCCATTGCGAACGCAAAACTCTTATTTTTACCCTTGTTCTATGTCTTTCTATTTTGTCTTTTGTTGAACCCAAATATCATTGGGGCGGCGGCTAAGGTCATCAGCAAGAAAAATGCCGCCATTGCGGCGCCCATTATTAGTATTGCCATCCTGCCTTTTATTGCTAAGTTCGGTACCTTGATCGGCCCTGCTATTCCCAAAATTATGGACGCTGGTGCCGCTATGATTCTGCAAGAGTTAGGTAATTTAGGCACCATGTTGATTGCCATGTCTATCGCGGTATTGGTCTTTAAAATGGGCCGTGAAGCCATAGGGGCCACTTATTCGATTGCCCGTGAGCCAAATATTGCTCTGATTTCAGACCGTTATGGGCTGAAAAGCAGTGAGGGTATTGGTGTGATGGGCGTATATGTCATGGGAACCTTGTTTGGCACCTTGTATTTTTCATTGCTTGCTGGGTTTCTGGCGTCAACCGGTTGGATGGATATTCGAGCCCTTGCAATGGCGTGCGGTGTTGGCAGTGGCAGTATGACGGCAGCTTGTTCAGGCAGTTTGGCCGCATCGGTTCCAGATATGAAAGAAGACATTCTTGCTTTTGCCGGGGCCAGTAACCTTTTGACGAATGCTACTGGGCTGTATGTGGCCATCTTTATTGCCTTACCCTTTGCTGAATGGTTCTACAAGAAACTGGCCAGTAAACAAACACACGCAGAAACCCATGTCACCAACCAGCCATCAGACGATGAGGTAAGTAAAAATGCTTGA
- a CDS encoding NAD(P)-dependent oxidoreductase: MQDAIGVIGLGNMGRNMAATLVKKAFTLYGFDLSEEARQLASEQGIAVVKEISELAEKCSVIILSLPKAEHVEAVCLGKQGLKALLKEGSKVIDTTTSVAETSRKVANELQSIGVEFVDAPVSGGPAGAAAGTMSMVVGGSKEAYEALLPIFEAMTRVRIHVGEVGAGNIAKIANNLLAAAHLITTAEAVSMAEKAGLDPQQALQAISAGSGSSAASQVMFPNWVMNKAYNSGFTMALMRKDVGLAKDLAESLGLDLPMLQKTAELWRASDGKVGAAEDFCAIVKCTDPELFGEEG, translated from the coding sequence ATGCAAGATGCAATTGGTGTCATTGGGTTAGGGAATATGGGGCGCAATATGGCGGCGACCTTAGTAAAAAAAGCCTTTACTCTTTATGGTTTTGATTTGTCTGAAGAAGCACGTCAGTTAGCCTCAGAGCAAGGCATTGCGGTGGTAAAAGAGATTTCAGAGTTGGCTGAGAAGTGCTCTGTTATCATCTTATCTCTGCCCAAAGCGGAGCATGTTGAAGCGGTTTGTCTTGGCAAACAGGGACTGAAAGCCCTGCTTAAAGAAGGCAGCAAGGTTATTGATACCACCACTTCTGTGGCGGAAACCAGCCGTAAGGTAGCGAATGAGTTGCAATCCATCGGAGTGGAATTTGTTGATGCCCCTGTATCTGGCGGGCCAGCGGGGGCCGCAGCAGGAACCATGAGTATGGTGGTGGGTGGCAGTAAGGAGGCTTATGAAGCCTTGCTTCCTATCTTTGAGGCAATGACTCGGGTGCGCATTCACGTTGGTGAAGTGGGTGCGGGAAACATAGCTAAAATTGCCAATAATCTATTGGCAGCGGCACATCTGATTACCACGGCGGAAGCCGTTTCTATGGCAGAAAAAGCGGGACTGGATCCACAGCAAGCACTGCAAGCCATTAGTGCTGGTTCGGGCAGCAGTGCGGCGAGTCAGGTCATGTTTCCTAATTGGGTGATGAACAAGGCTTATAACTCAGGCTTTACTATGGCGTTAATGCGTAAAGACGTTGGTCTGGCGAAAGACTTAGCCGAATCCCTTGGATTAGATCTGCCTATGTTGCAAAAGACCGCAGAACTGTGGCGCGCGAGTGACGGTAAAGTAGGTGCTGCTGAGGATTTCTGTGCCATTGTTAAATGTACGGACCCAGAACTATTCGGTGAGGAAGGATAG
- a CDS encoding aldehyde dehydrogenase family protein codes for MKEQYNAIIRQYWDDVKTVKNFVGGEFVSGKGSKVVIHSAHDESELLSYPDADASIIDMADKAAQLARKAWWGLTAQARGQVMFRIGAKLRDNLEDLAIVEAYSSNKPIRDANVEVAKVAEMFEYYAGWTDKLHGDVIPVPTSHLNYVTYQPLGTVLQITPWNAPIFTCGWQLAPAIAAGNAVILKPSELTPVSSILVAALAEQAGLPKGLINVIAGYGHTAGQAAIQNADIRKVVFVGSPATGKKIAMTSAERGIPCVLELGGKSANIVFEDADLDLAVRGAQAAIFAGAGQSCVSGSRLLVQESIYNEFCTAVAQAAKHFIIGDPLSVETQVGPINNAKQYAHVTKMLDVAKAEGAKVVDNGLPSVPEGTGFYVNPTLLKGRNSMACAQEEIFGPVVVAIPFKDEDDAIAIANDSRFGLAGAVWTKDVGRAHRIADQVKAGTFWINSYKTINVASPFGGFGDSGYGRSSGIDALREYSEVKSVWVETARTPAMNFGYGANLG; via the coding sequence ATGAAAGAGCAATATAATGCCATCATCCGTCAATACTGGGACGATGTAAAAACGGTCAAAAACTTTGTCGGTGGTGAATTTGTTTCCGGTAAGGGGAGCAAGGTGGTTATTCACAGTGCGCACGATGAAAGTGAATTATTGAGTTATCCCGATGCCGATGCCAGCATTATTGACATGGCCGATAAGGCCGCACAACTGGCTCGTAAAGCATGGTGGGGTCTGACGGCACAGGCGCGTGGTCAGGTTATGTTTCGTATTGGTGCTAAGCTGCGCGACAATTTAGAAGATTTAGCGATTGTCGAAGCCTATTCTTCCAATAAGCCAATTCGTGATGCGAACGTGGAAGTGGCGAAAGTAGCAGAAATGTTCGAATACTATGCTGGCTGGACGGATAAATTGCACGGTGACGTGATTCCCGTGCCAACTTCGCACCTTAATTATGTGACGTATCAGCCTTTAGGGACTGTGTTGCAGATCACGCCGTGGAATGCACCTATCTTTACTTGTGGTTGGCAGCTAGCGCCGGCGATTGCGGCGGGCAATGCGGTTATTTTGAAACCTTCTGAGTTAACCCCTGTTTCTTCTATTCTGGTGGCAGCCTTGGCAGAGCAAGCGGGACTGCCGAAAGGTTTGATCAATGTGATTGCCGGTTATGGCCATACAGCGGGTCAAGCGGCGATTCAAAACGCGGACATTCGTAAAGTGGTGTTTGTTGGCTCGCCTGCCACGGGCAAGAAAATTGCCATGACTTCTGCTGAGCGTGGTATCCCATGTGTGTTGGAATTGGGGGGTAAATCGGCCAATATTGTCTTTGAAGACGCTGATCTTGATTTGGCGGTTCGCGGTGCCCAAGCGGCGATCTTTGCGGGAGCGGGGCAGAGTTGTGTGTCTGGCTCACGTTTGTTGGTGCAAGAGTCAATTTATAATGAATTTTGTACCGCAGTAGCGCAAGCGGCGAAACATTTTATCATTGGTGATCCCTTGTCTGTAGAGACGCAAGTTGGCCCCATTAACAACGCTAAGCAATACGCTCATGTGACCAAAATGCTTGATGTGGCGAAAGCAGAAGGGGCAAAAGTGGTGGATAATGGTTTACCCAGCGTTCCTGAAGGGACAGGTTTCTACGTCAATCCAACCCTGTTGAAAGGGCGAAATTCGATGGCCTGTGCGCAAGAAGAAATCTTTGGCCCTGTGGTGGTGGCGATTCCCTTTAAAGACGAGGATGACGCCATTGCGATTGCCAATGACAGTCGCTTTGGTTTGGCGGGGGCGGTCTGGACCAAAGATGTAGGTCGAGCGCACCGCATTGCCGACCAAGTAAAGGCGGGTACTTTCTGGATAAACAGTTATAAAACCATTAACGTAGCCTCTCCGTTCGGCGGCTTTGGTGACAGTGGTTATGGTCGCTCTTCTGGAATTGATGCACTTCGTGAATACAGTGAAGTAAAGAGTGTGTGGGTGGAGACAGCAAGAACACCCGCTATGAATTTTGGCTACGGTGCAAATTTAGGATAA
- a CDS encoding M20 aminoacylase family protein translates to MQFNHLMLDVIKWRKEIHQHPELAFQEHKTSNKVATLLREFGVDEVIEGIGETGVVGVIKNGDGPSIGLRADMDALPMQELGESQHKSQNQGCMHACGHDGHTAMLLGAAKYLSEHRSFNGTVYCVFQPAEEGYAGAQKMIDDGLFERFQMDAIYGLHNWPGLPAGDIAVNEGAIMASVDTFEISVEGKGCHAAMPHLGVDPIVYASELVLELQTIVSRRLSPLESAVVSVTTFHSGDAFNVIPEVASLTGCVRCLAPETRVRVEALIKEYMDSVNTAGKGVTAKLTYHKGYPVTKNHKEHAHIVYQNALSLVGENKVHLNLDPSMASEDFSFMLQACPGAYFWLGVDKAGEETVSLHNPYYDFNDDVIETGIRFWCSLVENRLLKRD, encoded by the coding sequence ATGCAATTTAATCATCTTATGTTGGATGTTATCAAATGGAGAAAAGAGATCCATCAGCATCCCGAACTGGCTTTTCAGGAGCATAAAACCTCTAACAAGGTGGCAACCTTATTGAGAGAGTTTGGGGTTGATGAAGTCATTGAAGGAATTGGCGAAACCGGGGTCGTCGGTGTTATTAAAAACGGTGATGGTCCTAGCATAGGTTTGCGAGCCGATATGGATGCCTTGCCAATGCAAGAGCTAGGAGAAAGCCAGCATAAGTCACAGAACCAAGGCTGTATGCATGCCTGCGGTCACGATGGACATACCGCTATGTTATTAGGAGCGGCAAAATACCTTAGTGAGCATAGGTCTTTTAACGGCACGGTTTATTGTGTTTTTCAGCCGGCTGAGGAAGGCTATGCTGGTGCGCAAAAGATGATTGATGATGGTTTGTTTGAACGTTTTCAGATGGACGCCATATATGGTCTGCATAACTGGCCAGGCTTACCGGCTGGTGATATTGCGGTCAATGAAGGTGCCATTATGGCATCGGTTGATACCTTTGAAATTAGTGTTGAAGGAAAGGGCTGTCATGCCGCTATGCCGCACTTGGGGGTCGATCCTATTGTCTATGCGTCCGAGTTGGTGCTGGAATTGCAAACCATTGTGTCGCGCCGACTGTCGCCGCTGGAATCGGCGGTGGTCAGTGTTACGACTTTTCATAGTGGCGATGCCTTTAATGTGATACCTGAAGTGGCCTCTCTAACTGGATGTGTGCGGTGTTTGGCTCCTGAAACCCGTGTGCGTGTGGAAGCGCTCATTAAGGAGTATATGGATAGTGTGAATACCGCTGGCAAGGGGGTAACGGCGAAACTTACTTATCATAAAGGGTATCCTGTTACGAAAAACCATAAAGAGCATGCGCACATTGTTTACCAAAATGCCTTGTCTTTGGTGGGTGAAAATAAAGTGCACCTTAACCTTGATCCTTCAATGGCATCGGAAGATTTTTCTTTTATGCTACAAGCCTGTCCAGGAGCCTATTTTTGGCTGGGGGTGGATAAAGCCGGAGAAGAAACCGTGTCTTTGCACAATCCATATTATGACTTTAATGATGATGTGATTGAGACGGGGATTCGTTTTTGGTGTTCTCTGGTTGAAAATAGATTGTTAAAAAGAGACTGA
- a CDS encoding LysR family transcriptional regulator, whose amino-acid sequence MKEINDKRVRYFYEAVSLGTIRAAADKLDVAPSAVSRQIAHLEEELACILIERNRKGVCPTEAGQILLRYFRETTSHKESCLADIEALQGLKSGHISLALGEGFIGDIMSRALPEFQKRYPNLTLSIHIAGTNELIRRVHEDEAHIGVLFHPPHNEKLRSHQISSHPLCVIVPPEHPLTQLKRPIELEEILPYQIALQEKEFGIRQLIAVAEFKNRVRFTPCITVNSMSVVKEFVRSDMGVTILPEFIVRREVADGHLISLPIVDPILSSGEIHLVTRIGRQLTEAPLALLNHLQTWMKHFDK is encoded by the coding sequence ATGAAGGAAATTAATGATAAACGCGTCAGGTATTTCTATGAGGCCGTCTCTCTTGGAACAATACGTGCCGCGGCAGACAAATTGGATGTGGCGCCATCCGCGGTCAGTAGACAGATTGCCCATCTTGAAGAAGAACTGGCCTGCATTTTAATTGAGCGAAATCGTAAAGGGGTTTGTCCAACAGAAGCGGGGCAAATTTTATTACGTTATTTTCGCGAAACCACTTCACATAAAGAGTCCTGCCTTGCGGATATTGAAGCCTTGCAAGGTCTTAAGTCAGGGCATATTTCTTTGGCATTGGGGGAGGGCTTCATTGGCGATATTATGTCTCGTGCTTTGCCTGAATTCCAGAAGCGTTATCCTAATCTGACCTTATCAATTCATATTGCAGGTACCAATGAACTGATTCGTAGAGTGCATGAAGATGAAGCACATATCGGTGTGTTATTTCATCCTCCGCATAATGAAAAATTGCGCTCTCATCAGATTTCCAGTCATCCCTTATGTGTCATTGTTCCTCCTGAGCACCCATTAACCCAGTTAAAGCGTCCAATAGAGCTTGAAGAAATTCTGCCTTATCAAATTGCTTTGCAAGAAAAAGAATTTGGTATTCGTCAACTGATTGCCGTCGCCGAGTTCAAGAACAGAGTAAGGTTTACCCCATGTATTACGGTAAATTCCATGTCTGTTGTAAAGGAATTTGTTCGCTCTGATATGGGGGTGACGATTTTACCTGAGTTTATTGTTAGACGAGAGGTAGCCGACGGTCATCTTATCTCCTTGCCAATCGTCGATCCTATCTTGTCATCCGGTGAGATTCATTTGGTAACGCGCATTGGTAGACAGTTAACAGAAGCGCCATTGGCCCTGCTAAATCATTTGCAAACTTGGATGAAGCATTTTGATAAGTAA
- a CDS encoding DEAD/DEAH box helicase: MSFNQLGLSAPILKAIEEQGYSTPSPIQAQAIPDILEGQDVMAAAQTGTGKTAGFTLPLLERLSAGKLANHNQVRALVLAPTRELAAQVGESVKQYGQHLPLKSCVVFGGVKINPQMMALRRGADILVATPGRLLDLYQQNAIKFDQLEVLVLDEADRMLDMGFIHDIKRVLAILPKKRQNLLFSATFSQEIRDLAKGLVNHPVEISVTPRNATAKSVEQWLHPVDKKQKIHLLIDLIAQGQWQQALVFSRTKHGANKITKQLEDAGIRASAIHGNKSQGARTRALSDFKEGRIRILVATDIAARGIDIEELPHVVNFDLPDVAEDYVHRIGRTGRASATGQAISLVSADELDQLKAIERLTQKLIERRYVDDFFPTHMLPDTTLDTRPIKPKKPKKPKKPKTGNAAANSANSNRKAKKPAPKADVTPGPGLRSKPLAPARRKRKPNSAANKPSNG; this comes from the coding sequence ATGAGTTTCAATCAACTGGGTCTGTCAGCACCGATTCTTAAAGCCATTGAAGAACAAGGCTACAGCACACCCTCGCCCATTCAAGCGCAAGCCATTCCAGACATTTTAGAAGGTCAAGACGTCATGGCCGCCGCGCAAACGGGTACTGGAAAAACCGCTGGTTTCACCTTGCCTCTTTTAGAAAGATTAAGTGCGGGCAAACTGGCCAACCACAACCAAGTGCGTGCGCTGGTATTAGCACCAACCCGTGAATTGGCTGCGCAAGTAGGTGAGAGCGTAAAACAGTACGGTCAGCATTTGCCGTTAAAATCCTGCGTGGTATTTGGTGGTGTCAAAATCAACCCACAAATGATGGCCTTGCGCCGTGGTGCAGACATACTAGTCGCCACACCGGGCCGCTTATTGGATTTGTACCAACAAAACGCCATCAAATTTGACCAACTTGAAGTCTTGGTATTGGATGAAGCGGATCGCATGTTGGACATGGGCTTCATTCACGACATCAAACGCGTGCTGGCGATTTTGCCGAAAAAGCGCCAAAACCTTCTTTTCTCAGCGACTTTCTCGCAAGAGATTCGAGATCTGGCCAAAGGTTTAGTGAACCATCCTGTGGAAATTTCCGTTACACCACGAAATGCGACAGCAAAATCCGTTGAACAATGGCTACACCCAGTGGATAAAAAACAAAAAATCCACTTATTGATCGACTTGATTGCCCAAGGGCAATGGCAACAAGCCTTGGTTTTTTCTCGTACCAAACACGGTGCCAACAAGATCACCAAACAATTAGAAGACGCTGGCATCCGCGCCAGTGCCATTCATGGCAACAAAAGCCAAGGAGCGAGAACCCGTGCCTTATCAGACTTTAAAGAAGGCCGTATTCGTATTTTGGTCGCCACCGACATTGCCGCACGCGGCATTGATATCGAAGAGTTACCTCATGTGGTGAATTTCGATTTACCTGATGTGGCGGAAGACTATGTTCATCGTATTGGTCGTACAGGTCGAGCCAGCGCCACTGGGCAAGCCATCTCTTTAGTATCTGCTGACGAACTGGATCAACTCAAAGCCATTGAGCGACTCACCCAAAAGCTCATCGAGCGTCGCTATGTTGATGACTTTTTCCCAACCCATATGTTGCCAGATACCACACTGGATACGCGCCCTATTAAGCCGAAAAAACCGAAAAAGCCTAAGAAGCCCAAAACAGGCAATGCGGCGGCCAATTCAGCTAACAGCAATAGAAAAGCGAAAAAGCCAGCGCCAAAAGCCGATGTTACGCCCGGCCCGGGATTACGCAGCAAACCTTTGGCACCAGCTAGACGCAAGCGCAAGCCAAACAGCGCAGCCAACAAACCAAGCAATGGATAA
- a CDS encoding FAD-dependent monooxygenase has product MDQVKQVIIAGAGIGGLTAALALAQGGRQVVVCEQATQLGEVGAGLQISPNASKVLRALGLQGRLQALAFEPQYASIRDYRSGEYYLRAPLGKAAEFRYRAPYWHLHRADLHAVLAEACQSAGVSIRLNSPVMSYQQEADKVVLQLANGETLTGDVLIGADGIRSKIREHLLGPEQPTFMGQVAWRGVIPVDDLAVAIKPEACVWAGPGKHLVTYYVSGGKQVNFVAVEEKAVWRSESWREEGDISHLRHAFADWHPQVTGLLDAAKSSFIWSLNARAELSKWHDNRVGLLGDACHPMLPFMAQGAAMAIEDAYVLAKQLGEHDVPTALMNYEAIRKPRTTKIQQMSAANAGLYHMHGGVLGKAKLKAMQLATAVAPKIIQSKLDFVYGHDVTS; this is encoded by the coding sequence TTGGATCAAGTAAAGCAGGTAATCATAGCGGGTGCTGGCATTGGTGGGTTAACCGCTGCCTTAGCTTTGGCGCAAGGTGGTAGGCAAGTTGTGGTCTGTGAACAAGCCACGCAGTTAGGGGAAGTGGGCGCAGGTTTACAGATTAGTCCGAACGCCAGCAAGGTATTACGTGCCTTGGGTTTGCAAGGCAGATTGCAAGCTCTCGCCTTTGAACCCCAATACGCCAGTATTCGTGATTATCGCAGTGGCGAATATTATCTGCGCGCGCCTTTGGGTAAAGCGGCGGAATTCCGCTATCGCGCACCTTATTGGCATTTGCATCGTGCGGATTTACACGCCGTGTTGGCAGAGGCTTGTCAGTCTGCTGGTGTATCCATCCGTTTGAATTCACCTGTGATGAGTTATCAACAAGAAGCGGATAAAGTGGTGTTGCAACTTGCTAATGGCGAAACCCTTACCGGAGATGTGCTGATCGGTGCGGATGGTATCCGCTCAAAAATTCGCGAACATTTGTTGGGCCCAGAGCAACCGACCTTCATGGGGCAAGTGGCGTGGCGAGGTGTGATTCCTGTCGATGATTTGGCAGTAGCCATCAAGCCTGAAGCCTGTGTTTGGGCTGGGCCTGGTAAGCATCTAGTGACTTACTATGTAAGTGGTGGTAAGCAAGTGAACTTTGTGGCGGTGGAAGAGAAAGCCGTCTGGCGGTCTGAATCATGGCGCGAAGAGGGCGACATTTCGCATTTGCGTCATGCCTTTGCGGATTGGCATCCACAAGTCACAGGTTTGTTGGACGCTGCGAAAAGCAGTTTTATCTGGTCACTCAATGCTCGAGCTGAGCTAAGCAAATGGCATGACAATCGAGTGGGATTATTGGGCGATGCTTGTCATCCTATGTTGCCCTTTATGGCACAAGGTGCGGCCATGGCGATAGAGGATGCTTATGTGTTGGCCAAGCAGCTCGGTGAGCATGATGTACCTACAGCTCTAATGAATTATGAAGCCATTCGCAAACCCAGAACGACTAAAATTCAACAAATGTCTGCGGCCAATGCAGGCTTGTATCATATGCATGGCGGTGTGTTAGGCAAAGCCAAACTTAAAGCCATGCAGCTTGCTACTGCTGTGGCACCTAAGATTATTCAGTCTAAGTTAGACTTTGTTTATGGTCATGATGTCACAAGCTAA
- a CDS encoding DMT family transporter — protein sequence MKQASHFKAEAILVLVTIIAGLGWIFSKEALVGLPPLFFMGMRFLVAGFVLFLVGQKFFYGLNWQSVRQACLVGVLFGVTMMFWVTGLDQGSNLGVGAFITSLGVVLAPLVAHFMFAERTPMSIWVALPFAVIGLGFLALNNGLDFELAHFYFLAAALGSALQLNLLARFSLRMHVLVLTAIQLFTAGGVLLGLSLLFETLPHSISVSVAGWFLASALIASSLRFLLQTYGMSLTPVSHAAVIINLEPVWAAIFAVFWFNETMNVGQIFGCMLIFVAMLVSRWPQVRSILRRFKLG from the coding sequence TTGAAACAGGCCAGTCATTTTAAAGCCGAAGCCATTTTAGTCTTGGTAACCATTATTGCCGGTCTTGGTTGGATTTTTTCAAAAGAAGCTCTAGTCGGCCTGCCACCTTTATTTTTCATGGGGATGCGCTTTTTGGTAGCGGGTTTTGTCTTGTTTCTAGTAGGACAAAAGTTCTTTTATGGCTTGAACTGGCAAAGTGTTCGTCAAGCTTGCTTAGTTGGTGTCTTGTTTGGCGTCACCATGATGTTTTGGGTGACAGGTTTGGATCAAGGTTCAAACTTGGGAGTAGGCGCTTTTATTACTAGCCTAGGCGTGGTGTTAGCTCCTTTGGTCGCGCATTTTATGTTTGCTGAACGAACGCCAATGAGTATTTGGGTCGCTTTACCTTTTGCCGTGATAGGTTTGGGCTTTTTGGCTTTGAACAACGGATTGGATTTTGAATTAGCGCATTTTTATTTTTTAGCTGCCGCCTTGGGTTCCGCTTTACAGCTTAACCTTTTGGCACGTTTTTCTTTGCGCATGCATGTTCTGGTATTGACGGCCATTCAATTATTCACCGCAGGTGGCGTGTTGCTTGGGTTGTCTTTGCTATTTGAGACGCTACCCCATAGTATCAGTGTTAGTGTTGCAGGTTGGTTTTTGGCCAGCGCTTTAATTGCCAGTAGTTTACGTTTTTTATTGCAAACCTACGGCATGAGTCTTACCCCAGTTAGTCATGCTGCCGTGATCATCAATCTTGAGCCAGTCTGGGCGGCTATTTTCGCTGTGTTTTGGTTCAATGAAACGATGAATGTAGGACAAATATTTGGCTGTATGCTGATTTTTGTTGCCATGTTGGTGAGCCGTTGGCCGCAAGTTCGCTCTATATTACGTCGTTTTAAGCTTGGTTAA
- a CDS encoding TetR/AcrR family transcriptional regulator codes for MRSNKEPCHKDQRIQKIIDATEQHVLTKGFHKASMSEIAKSAGLSVGQIYRYFAHKDDIIRALVEQSTQKKLHFMSSFLDKEKWLDRHFLDDSEETYKIRVMHAEIQAEAARNPVVFKICQDSQTRLHKHAVTLLQKKVPEMTEAEASAKIEILVTLTEGLFARWEFQQRPLSQEVTRLYNQVIDQILPD; via the coding sequence ATGAGAAGTAATAAAGAGCCTTGTCACAAGGACCAACGCATCCAAAAAATTATTGATGCTACGGAACAACATGTACTGACTAAAGGTTTCCACAAAGCCAGTATGAGTGAGATTGCCAAATCCGCAGGGTTAAGTGTGGGACAAATTTATCGTTACTTTGCCCACAAAGATGACATTATTCGCGCCCTAGTTGAGCAGTCTACACAGAAAAAATTACACTTTATGTCATCCTTTCTAGATAAAGAAAAATGGCTAGATCGTCACTTTCTGGACGACAGTGAGGAAACCTATAAAATCCGCGTTATGCATGCTGAAATCCAAGCCGAAGCAGCGCGCAATCCAGTAGTATTCAAGATATGTCAGGACTCACAAACGCGCCTCCATAAGCATGCGGTAACCTTACTACAAAAGAAAGTACCGGAAATGACTGAGGCTGAAGCCAGCGCGAAAATCGAAATCTTGGTGACTTTAACTGAAGGTTTGTTCGCCCGCTGGGAATTTCAGCAGCGCCCTCTTAGTCAGGAAGTCACAAGGCTTTACAACCAAGTGATCGATCAGATTCTCCCCGATTAA
- a CDS encoding efflux RND transporter periplasmic adaptor subunit has product MLSKFKYASALLLILLLAGCQEEPAKSANNAAAAPKVAVGVITIEPQAAELVAELPGRTTSSLVAEIRPQVGGIVEKRFFEEGQDVKTGDVLYELDDATYLSAYKQAQADLESSRASLKSAQLRYERYQELRKQNNVSQQDLDDAQVAYLEAKASQRGSEAALESAKINLGYTKIRAPIDGRIGISQVTVGALVTGSQTTVMTTIRSLDPIFVDLAQTSLDQLKQRNLLKQEEVERGSNRVTLVLEDGTKYEYQGQLKAREVSVDENTGSVTLRAEFPNPDDLLLPGMFVRGFVHEATHTQALLVPQQGVTRDVKGNPIAYVVNDKNVVEKRILTVDRAIGNQWLVLSGINAGDKVIVEGSLKVRTGSEVTTSPMVRDPETGEIVSSDKTSAAQGN; this is encoded by the coding sequence ATGTTGTCTAAATTCAAATACGCATCAGCTTTATTGCTTATATTATTACTGGCGGGCTGTCAGGAAGAACCGGCAAAGTCTGCAAATAATGCTGCAGCCGCTCCAAAAGTAGCGGTGGGTGTCATTACCATAGAACCACAAGCGGCAGAACTCGTTGCAGAATTGCCAGGTCGAACTACCTCCAGTCTGGTGGCGGAAATTCGCCCGCAAGTGGGCGGCATTGTCGAAAAGCGTTTCTTTGAAGAAGGGCAAGACGTTAAAACGGGTGACGTTTTATATGAGTTGGATGATGCCACTTACTTGTCTGCCTATAAGCAAGCTCAAGCGGACCTAGAGTCCAGTCGGGCCAGTCTAAAATCCGCTCAACTTAGATATGAACGTTATCAAGAACTGCGTAAGCAGAATAATGTCTCTCAACAAGATTTGGATGATGCTCAAGTCGCTTATTTGGAAGCCAAAGCCAGTCAGAGGGGGTCCGAAGCGGCTTTAGAAAGCGCCAAGATCAACCTAGGCTATACCAAAATTCGTGCTCCGATTGATGGCCGCATTGGTATTTCGCAGGTGACGGTTGGTGCTTTGGTTACTGGTAGTCAAACTACTGTGATGACAACTATACGTTCTTTAGATCCTATTTTCGTTGATCTAGCGCAAACCAGCTTGGATCAGCTAAAACAGCGTAACTTGCTTAAGCAAGAAGAAGTGGAAAGAGGCTCAAACCGCGTTACCTTAGTGTTAGAAGATGGTACCAAGTACGAATATCAAGGTCAGTTAAAAGCACGTGAAGTCAGTGTGGATGAAAATACCGGCAGTGTGACCTTGCGTGCTGAGTTTCCTAATCCTGATGATTTGTTATTGCCCGGCATGTTTGTGCGCGGCTTTGTACATGAGGCCACTCATACTCAAGCTTTGTTAGTTCCTCAACAGGGTGTAACGCGTGACGTGAAAGGTAACCCAATCGCTTATGTAGTGAACGATAAAAATGTAGTAGAGAAGCGCATTCTGACTGTTGACCGTGCTATTGGTAATCAGTGGTTGGTATTGTCGGGTATCAATGCCGGCGACAAAGTGATTGTGGAAGGTTCTTTGAAAGTTCGTACTGGAAGCGAAGTGACGACTTCTCCAATGGTACGTGATCCTGAAACGGGTGAAATTGTATCCAGCGATAAGACTTCCGCAGCACAAGGGAATTAA